A single Glycine soja cultivar W05 chromosome 14, ASM419377v2, whole genome shotgun sequence DNA region contains:
- the LOC114383735 gene encoding uncharacterized protein LOC114383735 — protein sequence MLPIVPNKRGRKTSTKLVFEVGFSFEPPKFCKDENIDLDKELLNLYEEGASRGNHVPRFSMKGRLENWLLEKRERCTSTTTSTKEERKTQYTYYHHLSSNLKFRSQPELIHFLLHGGLPHKQHRKQAKHGNKKRNRGCKKRKLAE from the exons ATGCTACCTATAGTCCCCAACAAAAGAGGGAGAAAGACGAGTACTAAGCTTGTTTTTGAAGTAGGCTTTTCCTTTGAACCTCCAAAATTTTGTAAAGATGAAAACATTGACTTAGACAAA GAATTGTTGAATCTATACGAGGAGGGAGCAAGCAGAGGGAATCATGTTCCCAGATTTTCAATGAAAGGAAGACTAGAAAATTGGCTGTTGGAAAAAAGGGAACGCTGCACAAGTACAACTACAAGTACAAAGGAGGAGAGAAAAACGCAATATACT TACTATCATCACTTGAGTTCAAATCTGAAATTCCGGTCTCAGCCagaattaatacattttttgcTTCATGGAGGTCTTCCTCACAAACAACATCGAAAGCAAGCAAAACATGGAAACAAAAAACGAAACCGTGGTTGCAAGAAAAGAAAGCTGGCTGAGTAA